Proteins from one Euwallacea similis isolate ESF13 chromosome 13, ESF131.1, whole genome shotgun sequence genomic window:
- the Sod1 gene encoding uncharacterized protein Sod1 has product MVKAVAVLKSDTANGTIYFYQEGDNPLKVTGELRGLKPGLHGFHIHEFGDNTNGCMSAGPHFNPGKNEHGGPTDSERHAGDLGNVEANAEGVAKVNITDKQVSLSGPNNIIGRTIVVHADPDDLGKGGHELSKTTGNAGGRLACAVIGLASPN; this is encoded by the exons ATGGTCAAAGCTGTGGCAGTCCTGAAAAGCGATACCGCAAATGGCACCATTTACTTCTACCAA gAAGGAGATAATCCTCTCAAGGTAACGGGAGAACTCAGAGGTCTCAAACCCGGTCTGCATGGGTTCCACATCCACGAGTTTGGAGACAACACCAATGGTTGCATGTCGGCTGGGCCCCATTTCAACCCTGGCAAGAATGAGCATGGAGGGCCAACTGATTCTGAACGTCATGCAGGAGATTTGGGAAATGTAGAGGCGAATGCTGAGGGAGTTGCCAAAGTTAACATCACTGACAAACAAGTTTCATTAAGTGGCCCCAACAATATTATAGGGCGCACTATAGTAGTACATGCTGACCCTGATGATCTGGGAAAGGGTGGTCATGAATTGAGCAAAACTACTGGGAATGCTGGAGGGAGATTGGCTTGTGCTGTTATTGGGTTAGCCAGCCCCAACTAA